The Collimonas sp. PA-H2 genome contains a region encoding:
- a CDS encoding amidohydrolase gives MVLENGGVMRIDAHQHFWLLANRAGQWPPPGLAAIHRDFLPPDLAPLLQQHGIGGSVLVQSLPSTSDTLFMLGLAEQNPFIRAVVGWTDLKSAHATQQIAVLASHSKMRGLRPMLQDLADDWIDDPLLAPAIAAMQRHRLSLDALVLPRHLPALLAFAKRYPELPLVIDHAAKPHIADGRMEPWRSLISQLAALPQVYCKLSGLVTEAAAGWQISQLQPYAVHVLEAFGAERVIWGSDWPVLKLAADYDRWLEVTEVLLAILEPWEKQQIMGGNAQRFYRL, from the coding sequence ATGGTTCTTGAAAACGGCGGCGTCATGCGCATCGACGCCCATCAGCATTTCTGGCTGCTGGCCAACCGGGCAGGGCAATGGCCGCCGCCAGGACTGGCGGCTATCCACCGCGATTTCCTGCCGCCCGACCTGGCGCCGCTGCTGCAACAGCATGGCATAGGCGGCAGCGTGCTGGTGCAATCCTTGCCAAGCACGAGCGATACCTTGTTCATGCTCGGCCTGGCGGAACAGAACCCGTTTATCCGCGCCGTGGTCGGTTGGACCGACTTGAAGTCAGCGCATGCCACGCAGCAGATCGCTGTGCTGGCGAGCCATTCGAAAATGCGCGGCCTGCGGCCCATGCTGCAGGACTTGGCCGACGACTGGATAGACGATCCGCTGCTGGCGCCGGCGATCGCCGCCATGCAGCGTCATCGGCTGAGCCTGGATGCGCTGGTCTTGCCGCGTCATTTGCCGGCCTTGCTGGCGTTTGCCAAGCGCTACCCGGAACTGCCGCTGGTCATCGACCATGCCGCCAAGCCGCACATCGCGGACGGACGGATGGAACCCTGGCGCTCGCTGATCAGCCAGCTGGCGGCCTTGCCGCAGGTGTACTGCAAATTATCCGGCCTGGTGACGGAGGCGGCTGCCGGCTGGCAAATCTCCCAGCTGCAACCCTATGCTGTGCATGTGCTGGAAGCTTTCGGGGCGGAGCGGGTGATCTGGGGCAGCGACTGGCCGGTGCTCAAACTGGCGGCGGACTACGACCGCTGGCTGGAGGTTACCGAGGTGTTGCTGGCAATCCTGGAGCCCTGGGAAAAGCAACAGATCATGGGAGGCAATGCACAGCGCTTCTATCGTTTGTAG
- a CDS encoding response regulator, with protein MRILLVEDNRPLSEWLALTLHRNKYAVDCVYNGADADHLLLTQQYELVILDLSLPKLQGSEVLRRLRARHNNVPVLILTANNSVEGRIGSLDSGADDYMAKPFDVHELEARIRALLRRASHQKNPVLQCGSLSYDSNSLIFSIDGVALTLTRREHAVLETLIMKMGKTVSKQALAESLYAMDEEVSQDAIEVYIHRIRKKLEHGDAAIITLRGLGYLLQHQHVV; from the coding sequence ATGCGAATATTGCTGGTAGAAGACAACAGGCCACTGTCCGAATGGCTGGCGCTTACCTTGCACCGAAACAAATATGCAGTCGACTGCGTGTATAACGGCGCCGACGCCGATCACCTGCTGCTGACCCAGCAATATGAACTGGTTATCCTTGACTTGTCCCTGCCCAAGCTGCAAGGCAGTGAGGTGCTCAGGCGGCTGCGCGCGCGCCATAACAATGTGCCGGTGCTGATCCTGACCGCCAACAATTCGGTCGAAGGCCGCATCGGCAGCCTCGACAGCGGCGCCGACGACTACATGGCCAAGCCGTTCGACGTGCACGAGCTGGAGGCGCGCATCCGCGCCCTGCTGCGGCGCGCCAGCCATCAAAAGAATCCGGTCCTGCAATGCGGTTCGCTCAGCTATGACAGCAACAGCCTGATCTTTTCGATAGACGGCGTCGCGCTCACCCTGACGCGGCGCGAACACGCCGTGCTGGAGACGCTGATCATGAAAATGGGCAAGACTGTCAGCAAGCAAGCGCTGGCGGAAAGCCTGTACGCCATGGATGAAGAAGTGTCGCAAGACGCCATCGAAGTCTATATCCACCGCATCCGCAAGAAACTGGAGCATGGCGACGCCGCCATCATCACCTTGCGCGGACTCGGCTACCTGCTGCAGCACCAGCATGTGGTTTAA
- a CDS encoding sensor histidine kinase, giving the protein MWFNSLRTQLLLWLLVPLVLFVGFNAWVTYNNAIEMATVVHDRMLLGSARIIAEQIRYEDETLQVTIPPAALELFQSDSHDLIYYRVVTGHGALLAGQPDLPAPPKASHNEEAVYFNATFRDEPVRIVAFFQQVVGNPERAPVIIEVAQTQHSYNALSDRMWEHTVQEQLVILLLVGLLLLLGLRHGLAPMMRLRDRVQRRKPGALEELDTAPVPSELVPLVHAINDYVQRLDEHMSAQGRFLANASHQLRTPLTVLNTQVDYGLRSSDSASKDAALRAINKGIQHGIRLVNQLLTLSNAETGTGHPLRQSDVNLIEVVQRVIEELATLAQSKGIDLGFEFRDNPVMVRATPSMLEELVANLLDNALRYTPAGGIVTLAVDGNEHGTLLRVEDNGPGIPEAERERVFERFYRLQEDRSDGSGLGLAIVREIAAASKAEVALSTPPCGNGLLVTISFPPLPSPTRRPRVDRKQHSEAFSEENLQSAFKSGIYFTSAVARFPQSKHPDLRSESS; this is encoded by the coding sequence ATGTGGTTTAACAGCCTGCGCACCCAGCTGCTGCTGTGGCTGCTGGTGCCGCTGGTGCTGTTCGTCGGCTTTAATGCCTGGGTCACTTACAACAACGCCATCGAGATGGCGACTGTGGTGCATGACCGCATGCTGCTGGGTTCGGCGCGCATCATCGCCGAACAGATACGCTATGAAGACGAGACCCTGCAGGTGACGATTCCGCCGGCAGCGCTGGAACTGTTCCAGTCCGATTCGCATGACCTGATCTACTACCGCGTGGTGACGGGGCATGGCGCACTGCTGGCCGGACAGCCCGATTTGCCGGCGCCGCCGAAAGCCAGCCATAACGAGGAAGCCGTCTATTTCAACGCGACGTTCCGCGATGAACCGGTGCGCATCGTCGCTTTTTTCCAGCAAGTGGTCGGCAACCCGGAACGCGCGCCGGTCATCATCGAAGTCGCGCAAACCCAGCATTCCTACAACGCGCTGTCGGACCGCATGTGGGAACACACGGTGCAGGAGCAGCTGGTAATCCTGCTGCTGGTGGGCCTGCTGCTGCTGCTCGGCCTGCGCCATGGACTGGCGCCGATGATGCGCTTGCGCGACCGCGTACAGCGCCGCAAGCCAGGCGCCCTGGAAGAGCTCGACACCGCGCCGGTGCCTTCCGAGCTGGTGCCGCTGGTGCACGCCATCAATGACTACGTACAGCGGTTGGACGAGCATATGTCGGCGCAGGGACGCTTCCTGGCCAATGCATCGCATCAGCTGCGCACGCCGCTGACAGTGCTCAACACTCAAGTCGACTATGGCTTGCGCAGCAGCGACAGCGCCAGCAAGGATGCCGCGCTGCGCGCGATCAACAAGGGCATACAGCACGGCATCCGGCTGGTGAACCAGCTGCTGACCCTGTCCAACGCCGAAACCGGCACCGGCCATCCCTTGCGCCAAAGCGATGTCAACCTGATCGAGGTGGTGCAAAGAGTGATCGAAGAACTGGCCACCCTGGCGCAGAGCAAAGGCATCGATCTCGGTTTCGAATTCCGCGACAATCCGGTCATGGTGCGGGCCACCCCATCCATGCTGGAAGAGCTGGTGGCCAATCTGCTCGACAATGCGTTGCGCTATACGCCGGCCGGCGGCATCGTGACGCTTGCCGTCGACGGCAACGAGCACGGCACGCTGCTGCGGGTGGAGGACAACGGTCCCGGCATTCCCGAAGCTGAACGGGAACGTGTTTTCGAACGCTTCTATCGCCTGCAGGAAGACCGTTCCGACGGCAGCGGCCTGGGCCTGGCGATCGTCCGCGAAATTGCGGCGGCCAGCAAGGCTGAAGTTGCATTATCGACACCACCCTGCGGCAACGGCTTGCTGGTGACGATCAGCTTTCCGCCCCTGCCCAGCCCTACCCGGCGGCCGCGGGTGGATCGCAAACAACACAGTGAGGCCTTTTCAGAAGAAAACTTACAGTCAGCTTTCAAATCCGGGATATATTTCACCTCAGCTGTGGCGCGGTTTCCACAGTCGAAACACCCTGATTTGCGCTCTGAAAGCAGTTAG